A window of Campylobacter pinnipediorum subsp. pinnipediorum contains these coding sequences:
- a CDS encoding thiol:disulfide interchange protein DsbA/DsbL, with product MKSLFTKTTKLLSAVAIFGALSANAFTEGKDYMKLENPLPVENNTLTKVFSYACPFCYKYDKSVTPKVVEKVAGLKYVPFHLKTKGDYGEAGSKILAILAVKDMKSGTSLLDEKSLFKKAKFAYYKAYHDKKERWDAGKNEAAFLKTGLDAVGMSMDEYNKELQTPEVQDLLKKWDAAYDVAKIQGVPAFVVNGKYLIYTSSIKSIDGFAQLIEELLKK from the coding sequence ATGAAATCTTTATTTACTAAGACAACTAAACTTTTGTCAGCTGTTGCTATCTTTGGTGCTTTAAGTGCAAATGCTTTTACAGAAGGAAAAGACTATATGAAATTAGAAAATCCTTTGCCTGTAGAAAACAATACACTAACAAAAGTATTTAGTTATGCTTGCCCATTTTGTTATAAATATGATAAAAGTGTAACACCAAAAGTTGTTGAAAAAGTTGCTGGTTTAAAATATGTTCCATTTCATCTAAAAACAAAGGGTGATTATGGTGAGGCTGGAAGTAAAATATTGGCTATTTTAGCTGTTAAAGATATGAAAAGTGGCACTAGTCTTTTAGATGAAAAATCACTATTTAAAAAAGCTAAATTTGCATACTATAAAGCCTATCATGACAAAAAAGAGAGATGGGATGCTGGTAAGAATGAAGCAGCTTTCTTAAAAACAGGTCTTGATGCTGTTGGTATGAGTATGGATGAATATAACAAAGAGTTACAAACTCCAGAAGTTCAAGACTTACTTAAAAAATGGGATGCTGCCTATGATGTAGCTAAAATTCAAGGTGTTCCAGCATTTGTTGTAAATGGTAAATATCTAATCTATACAAGTAGTATCAAATCAATAGATGGTTTTGCACAACTTATAGAAGAACTATTAAAAAAATAG
- a CDS encoding RecB-like helicase: MKNFFGLKASAGSGKTFALSVRYVALLLKGAKTRNIIALTFTKKAASEMSERIVSLFLNLDQRKAELAEISKLLGISEDEVINKRDELKSDFLSSNLKIMTFDAFFSTILRSFSLNLGLNPDYDIKDISSDVFKENFINQIAKDEKLLKSLAFYILEFSKGQNDFFQTIEMLYENFSEIEINGSVSYPSDDKVMSLCNQIKTYIQNKNGSNTAINAFNVANALELCEKSVIQKESLNYRTFSKVYDDDLDAYFDELKDELYKYINDLERYKLNELNQFLKIYKDIKTELNKKLNELSFSDITRLTNELLYNNLDKQMLYFRLDGTISHLLIDEFQDTNVTQYNIIFPIIEEIVAGYGQTGLGSFFYVGDIKQSIYRFRGGKKELFNKLKNDFKQIEVESLKKNYRSAKLLVEFVNEKMKDKFNTKNSDEEDNFTEQIPNSDKDGYIKVAGCDDVVQSCVDETKRLLDLGVQSKDITVLCWKNDDIKTICDSLKAQNIPSTDEGAMLLKNSKSVFGLINYAKYCIFGDRIYRQNFISYFGFEPKKVALDLNKTSNECLYYLAKMANISMQDLDILRLFEISAGSSDIVSFLFEFENSDEKAINSDSFGVRVMTTHKSKGLEFDTVILCDKLSKGRQGKGKFICEYDINSGWQIKLNVTNREFFDKKYDKLIEQSESLDKEEEINKLYVALTRAKNNLIILKTNNPDASRPSYFSRYELKSGKVYDYLDLEICEKGSISIEQNNNDRISKKRKKIELVSVEKDTTANKEKEYELNLNSIYFGTALHFLLEMTKGFDEKSLRYQEDALRDKFSKFLSKDELDEIVTRCINLVNDSDFKELVKDSVIKKEQSIYYKEQTKQLDLMSVKNDTITIVDYKSSKKDIENNKKQVLEYTKIVKEIYPDMKVCGIIFYVLKDEIEKIII, translated from the coding sequence ATGAAAAATTTCTTTGGACTAAAAGCAAGTGCTGGTAGTGGTAAGACATTTGCACTTAGTGTAAGATATGTGGCACTTTTGCTTAAAGGGGCAAAAACTCGCAACATCATAGCACTTACATTTACAAAAAAAGCAGCTAGTGAGATGAGCGAAAGGATAGTGTCTCTTTTTTTAAATTTAGATCAAAGAAAGGCAGAATTAGCAGAAATTTCAAAACTTCTAGGAATAAGCGAAGATGAAGTCATAAATAAAAGAGATGAGCTTAAGAGCGATTTTTTAAGCTCAAATTTAAAGATAATGACATTTGATGCATTTTTTAGCACTATACTAAGAAGTTTTAGCCTGAATTTGGGTTTAAATCCAGACTATGATATAAAAGATATAAGTAGCGATGTATTTAAAGAAAATTTCATAAATCAAATAGCAAAAGATGAAAAACTACTAAAATCACTTGCTTTTTACATACTTGAGTTTTCAAAGGGTCAAAATGATTTTTTCCAGACCATTGAAATGTTATATGAAAACTTTAGTGAAATCGAGATAAATGGGAGTGTAAGCTATCCAAGTGATGATAAGGTAATGAGTCTTTGTAACCAAATAAAAACATACATACAAAACAAAAACGGCTCTAACACAGCGATAAATGCCTTTAATGTAGCTAATGCCTTAGAACTTTGCGAAAAAAGCGTAATACAAAAAGAGAGTCTAAACTACCGAACATTTTCAAAGGTTTATGATGATGATCTTGATGCGTATTTTGATGAGCTAAAAGATGAGCTATACAAATATATAAACGACCTTGAAAGATACAAACTAAATGAATTAAATCAGTTTTTGAAAATATATAAAGATATCAAAACAGAGCTAAACAAAAAGCTAAATGAGCTTAGTTTTTCTGATATAACAAGGCTTACAAACGAGCTACTTTATAACAACCTAGATAAACAAATGCTTTATTTTAGACTAGATGGCACTATATCTCATCTTTTGATAGATGAGTTTCAAGATACAAATGTAACGCAATACAATATAATATTTCCTATAATAGAAGAGATAGTTGCTGGATACGGGCAAACTGGACTTGGAAGCTTTTTTTATGTTGGGGATATAAAGCAAAGTATTTATAGGTTTCGTGGTGGTAAAAAAGAGCTTTTTAATAAATTAAAAAATGATTTTAAGCAGATAGAAGTTGAGAGCTTAAAGAAAAACTATAGAAGTGCTAAGCTTCTTGTTGAGTTTGTAAATGAAAAGATGAAAGATAAATTCAACACAAAAAATAGTGATGAAGAAGATAATTTTACAGAGCAGATACCAAACAGCGATAAAGATGGATATATAAAAGTCGCTGGGTGCGATGATGTAGTGCAAAGCTGTGTTGATGAGACAAAAAGGCTTTTGGACTTAGGGGTTCAAAGCAAAGATATAACTGTGCTTTGTTGGAAAAATGATGATATAAAAACGATATGCGATAGCCTAAAAGCTCAAAACATACCATCAACCGATGAAGGTGCGATGCTACTTAAAAACTCAAAATCTGTCTTTGGACTTATCAACTATGCTAAGTATTGTATTTTTGGGGATAGAATATATCGTCAGAATTTCATATCGTATTTTGGATTTGAACCTAAAAAGGTTGCATTAGATCTTAATAAAACATCAAATGAGTGTCTTTATTATCTTGCAAAAATGGCAAACATATCAATGCAAGACCTTGATATACTAAGACTTTTTGAGATAAGTGCTGGCTCATCTGATATAGTTAGCTTTTTGTTTGAGTTTGAAAACTCAGATGAAAAAGCGATAAATAGCGATAGCTTTGGTGTAAGAGTAATGACAACACACAAATCAAAAGGGCTTGAGTTTGACACTGTGATACTTTGTGATAAATTATCAAAAGGAAGACAAGGCAAGGGTAAGTTTATATGCGAATACGATATAAACTCAGGGTGGCAGATAAAGCTTAATGTCACAAATAGAGAGTTTTTTGACAAAAAGTATGACAAACTCATAGAACAAAGCGAAAGCTTGGATAAAGAAGAAGAGATAAATAAGCTGTATGTGGCTTTAACAAGGGCTAAAAATAATCTTATCATACTAAAAACAAACAATCCAGATGCATCAAGGCCTAGTTATTTTAGTAGATATGAGCTAAAAAGTGGCAAGGTGTATGACTATCTTGATTTGGAAATTTGCGAAAAAGGCTCAATAAGCATAGAACAAAATAATAATGATAGGATAAGTAAAAAGAGAAAAAAAATAGAGCTTGTAAGTGTAGAAAAAGACACAACAGCAAATAAAGAAAAAGAGTATGAATTAAATCTAAATAGCATATATTTTGGCACAGCACTTCATTTCTTGCTAGAAATGACAAAAGGTTTTGATGAGAAAAGCTTAAGGTATCAAGAAGATGCTTTAAGAGATAAATTTTCTAAATTTTTATCAAAAGATGAGCTTGATGAGATCGTAACAAGATGTATAAATTTAGTAAATGATAGTGATTTTAAAGAGTTAGTAAAAGATTCTGTCATAAAAAAAGAACAAAGCATATACTACAAGGAACAAACAAAACAGCTTGATTTGATGAGTGTTAAAAACGATACCATAACGATAGTTGATTATAAAAGTTCTAAAAAAGATATAGAAAATAACAAAAAGCAAGTTTTAGAGTATACAAAGATAGTTAAAGAAATCTATCCAGATATGAAAGTTTGTGGCATTATATTTTATGTTTTAAAAGATGAGATAGAAAAAATTATTATTTAA
- the rplM gene encoding 50S ribosomal protein L13, with product MTKITKPNEVKRDWIVIDASGKRFGRMLTEVATLLRGKHKPNYTPNVDCGDYVIIINASKAEFTGANKAEQKLYHRHSGYFGSVKSEKFGDLLANNPVKLYKLAVRGMLPKTKLGKDMIKKLKVYAGSEHPHTAQIAKEGK from the coding sequence ATGACAAAAATAACAAAGCCAAACGAAGTCAAACGCGATTGGATTGTAATAGATGCAAGCGGTAAGCGTTTTGGTAGAATGCTTACAGAAGTAGCAACATTACTTCGTGGAAAACATAAACCAAATTATACACCAAATGTTGATTGTGGTGATTATGTTATTATTATAAATGCTTCAAAAGCTGAGTTTACTGGTGCAAACAAAGCTGAGCAAAAATTATATCACAGACACTCTGGATATTTCGGAAGTGTAAAGAGTGAAAAATTTGGTGATTTATTAGCTAATAATCCTGTAAAACTTTACAAACTTGCTGTTCGTGGAATGCTTCCAAAAACTAAGCTAGGTAAAGATATGATCAAAAAACTAAAAGTATATGCTGGAAGTGAACACCCTCACACAGCACAAATCGCTAAAGAAGGAAAATAA
- a CDS encoding 4Fe-4S dicluster domain-containing protein: protein MKEFGFYNAFDEPVVLNEEIEITDDTNSHFLISNSEKLKADIVANEINFYLKNTQDDTLNKAKNTLLLYEARANTFDLAKDIDYEKKVGKNVVIVSNSEKTELANVLRKNEYKVIELTHFEVKFVFGAVGELSVIVLRDNDEFEIDCDFFLVENARDYMLKQSGCIEISGKKDDEILAFLNACSPNYSYKSYIHYDSSICQYHERRQEICGKCAEICPTVAILKEDETKHLVFSHIDCVNCAECIAICPSGALDYSLMPRNAFLETAKLYKDKIPLVVANDSSLDELNVKLPAGVLPFGGWSEKFFSETHLLTLLQESGCSIIIYTKTRAKALSSSAEIINQVYKIKFNKQAVYVVKNEKELKDALSQAGFIDGSYFSMSEYALTKREIFAKRLSFFVGDENLGEVYTDENIRYGKVQINQDSCTLCLSCVGACNVGALVADKNTNSIQFNPSVCTACGYCELSCAEKDTIKLTRGKIELKPSTFVYTQLAQDELFKCIECGKEFATKKAVEKIATIMTPKFANFPEKIKTLYCCSDCKAKVMIKAQIEANKELNAF, encoded by the coding sequence ATGAAAGAATTTGGTTTTTATAACGCATTTGATGAACCGGTGGTTTTAAACGAAGAGATAGAGATAACAGATGATACAAACTCACATTTTTTAATCTCAAACTCAGAAAAATTAAAAGCCGATATAGTAGCAAATGAGATAAATTTTTATCTAAAAAATACACAAGATGACACTTTAAATAAAGCAAAAAATACACTTTTATTATATGAAGCTAGAGCAAATACTTTTGATTTGGCAAAAGATATAGACTATGAAAAAAAAGTTGGAAAAAATGTAGTTATCGTTAGCAATAGTGAAAAAACAGAACTTGCAAATGTATTAAGAAAAAATGAATACAAGGTTATAGAACTAACTCATTTTGAAGTTAAGTTTGTATTTGGAGCTGTTGGGGAACTTAGCGTTATAGTTTTAAGGGATAATGATGAGTTTGAGATAGACTGCGATTTTTTCTTAGTAGAAAATGCACGTGATTATATGCTAAAACAAAGTGGCTGCATAGAGATATCTGGAAAAAAAGATGATGAAATTTTAGCATTTTTAAATGCCTGTAGTCCAAATTATTCATATAAAAGCTATATACATTATGACTCTAGCATATGCCAATACCACGAAAGAAGACAAGAAATTTGTGGAAAATGTGCAGAAATATGCCCTACAGTAGCTATACTAAAAGAAGATGAGACAAAACATCTTGTTTTTTCGCATATAGATTGTGTAAATTGTGCTGAGTGTATAGCGATTTGCCCTAGTGGTGCGCTTGATTATTCGCTTATGCCAAGAAATGCCTTTTTGGAAACTGCAAAATTATACAAAGATAAAATTCCTCTTGTTGTTGCAAATGATTCAAGCTTAGATGAACTAAATGTAAAGCTACCTGCCGGAGTGTTGCCTTTTGGTGGTTGGAGTGAAAAGTTTTTTAGCGAAACACATCTTTTGACCCTTTTGCAAGAGAGTGGCTGCAGTATCATTATCTACACAAAAACAAGAGCTAAAGCATTAAGCTCTTCAGCTGAAATAATAAATCAAGTTTATAAAATCAAATTTAACAAGCAAGCTGTTTACGTAGTAAAAAATGAAAAAGAGCTAAAAGATGCTTTATCACAAGCTGGGTTTATAGATGGTAGTTATTTTAGTATGAGTGAGTATGCTTTGACTAAAAGAGAGATTTTTGCAAAAAGACTTAGCTTTTTTGTAGGAGATGAAAATTTAGGTGAAGTTTATACAGATGAAAACATAAGATACGGAAAAGTACAGATAAATCAAGACAGCTGCACACTTTGTCTTAGCTGTGTTGGCGCCTGTAACGTAGGTGCTTTGGTAGCTGACAAAAACACAAACTCAATACAATTTAACCCAAGTGTTTGCACGGCCTGTGGATACTGCGAACTAAGCTGTGCCGAAAAAGATACAATAAAACTAACAAGGGGTAAAATAGAGTTGAAACCATCTACTTTTGTCTATACACAGCTAGCACAAGATGAGTTATTTAAGTGCATAGAGTGTGGCAAAGAATTTGCTACAAAAAAAGCTGTTGAAAAAATAGCTACGATAATGACTCCAAAATTTGCAAATTTTCCAGAAAAAATAAAAACTTTGTATTGTTGTTCTGACTGTAAAGCTAAAGTTATGATAAAAGCACAAATCGAAGCTAACAAGGAGCTAAATGCCTTTTAA
- a CDS encoding aryl-sulfate sulfotransferase, which produces MKTRSIISSALVATMLVGGLSVSALGMGGLSGPSINYQVQGKIGEVKLNPYGLAPLTAVIRNGGYELSDIKVTILPKPGGQTVSYKVDNKTARTHGGIPVFGLYAAYTNTVEVSYTKTELNGKSEKVTEKYQISTGPVGMTPSGLKSHTGMPFGKVTVKKADKEFSDRLYLVNNVPGKMPGRSAQAIWNNPSGGALEWNNDSNSFVIDTQGEVRWYFDKDKLLNPGDIYNTGIQMGFRQNADGALTWGYGQRYVKYDLMGREIFNRQLPLAYNDFSHSLDAAQNGDYFLRVGSSNLKRLDGKNVRTVRDVIVEIDQNGYVVDEWPLYKILDPYRKDVIMALDQGAVCLNVDASQAGHTISAEELAKLDESNQFGDIAGTGIGRNWAHVNSVDYDPNDDSIIISSRHQSAMIKIGRDKKVKWIAGAHKGWGKQFQDKLLQPVDAKGKKIVCDDEYSKCPGYLNDEGGFDWTWTQHTAFLIDSKSNKDVVYLTVFDNGDARGMEQPAIASMKYSRAVVYKIDQKKMTIQQVWEYGKDRGSDFYSSITSLTEYHKDKDSLVVYSATAGMQFDMVKGVPVGASAPELLEFKWGSTTPSLWMKFEGTGIGYQAMPLSLEKAFDHK; this is translated from the coding sequence ATGAAAACAAGATCTATAATCTCATCAGCTTTAGTTGCCACAATGTTAGTCGGTGGTCTTAGTGTATCTGCTCTTGGTATGGGAGGCTTGAGTGGTCCTAGTATAAATTATCAAGTTCAAGGTAAGATAGGTGAAGTTAAGTTAAATCCTTATGGTCTTGCACCACTTACAGCGGTAATTAGAAACGGAGGATATGAATTATCTGATATTAAAGTAACAATACTTCCAAAGCCAGGCGGTCAAACAGTAAGTTATAAAGTAGATAATAAAACAGCTAGAACTCATGGCGGTATACCTGTTTTTGGTCTTTATGCTGCATATACAAACACAGTTGAAGTAAGTTATACAAAAACAGAGCTAAATGGAAAGTCAGAAAAAGTAACAGAAAAGTATCAAATCTCAACAGGACCTGTTGGAATGACTCCATCTGGTTTAAAATCTCATACAGGTATGCCTTTTGGTAAAGTAACAGTTAAAAAGGCAGATAAGGAATTTTCTGACAGACTTTATCTTGTAAATAATGTGCCGGGCAAAATGCCAGGAAGAAGCGCACAAGCTATATGGAATAACCCATCTGGTGGTGCTTTAGAGTGGAATAATGACTCAAATTCATTTGTTATAGATACTCAAGGCGAGGTTAGATGGTATTTTGATAAAGACAAACTTTTAAATCCAGGCGATATTTATAATACCGGTATTCAAATGGGTTTTAGACAAAATGCAGATGGCGCTTTAACTTGGGGTTATGGTCAAAGATATGTAAAATATGATCTAATGGGTAGAGAGATATTTAACCGCCAATTACCACTTGCTTATAATGACTTTTCACACTCTTTAGATGCTGCTCAAAATGGTGATTACTTCTTAAGAGTTGGCTCATCTAACTTAAAAAGGCTTGATGGTAAAAATGTAAGAACAGTTAGAGATGTTATCGTTGAGATAGATCAAAATGGATATGTCGTAGATGAATGGCCTTTATATAAAATTTTAGATCCATATAGAAAAGATGTTATTATGGCCTTAGATCAAGGTGCGGTTTGTCTGAATGTTGATGCTTCTCAAGCAGGACATACCATAAGTGCAGAAGAACTTGCTAAGCTTGATGAAAGTAATCAATTTGGTGATATAGCAGGAACCGGTATAGGTAGAAACTGGGCTCATGTAAATAGTGTTGATTATGATCCAAATGATGATTCTATTATTATCTCAAGTCGCCATCAAAGTGCTATGATTAAGATAGGCAGAGATAAAAAAGTAAAATGGATAGCTGGTGCTCATAAAGGTTGGGGAAAACAATTCCAAGATAAACTACTTCAACCAGTTGATGCAAAAGGTAAAAAAATAGTTTGTGATGATGAATATAGTAAATGCCCAGGATATCTAAATGATGAGGGTGGATTTGACTGGACTTGGACACAACATACTGCATTTTTGATTGACTCTAAGTCAAATAAAGATGTGGTTTATCTTACGGTATTTGATAATGGTGATGCAAGAGGTATGGAACAGCCAGCTATTGCTAGTATGAAATACTCTCGTGCTGTTGTTTATAAAATAGATCAAAAGAAAATGACTATACAACAAGTTTGGGAATATGGTAAAGATAGAGGAAGTGATTTTTATAGTTCCATTACAAGCTTAACAGAGTATCATAAAGATAAAGACTCTTTGGTTGTTTATTCAGCAACTGCTGGTATGCAGTTTGATATGGTTAAAGGTGTTCCAGTTGGTGCATCTGCTCCTGAACTTTTAGAATTTAAATGGGGTTCAACAACTCCTAGCCTTTGGATGAAGTTTGAAGGAACTGGTATAGGCTATCAAGCGATGCCTTTAAGTCTTGAAAAAGCTTTTGATCATAAATAA
- a CDS encoding molybdopterin oxidoreductase family protein — protein sequence MKSGGKVICPYCGTGCEVELFVEGNHIKSAVGVEDNPVNEGSLCLKGCYGWDYVGAPDRLTKPLIRKKDGVLSKDGDFVEASWDEALDLIANKMKDVVEKHGPDALVGNFSARCTLEDNYVAQKLMRVLGTNNIDHCARIUHAPTVAGLAKTIGNGAATNSFTEIGTHSNCILMIGSNPENGHPIVAMHVQRALNRGAKLIVIDPIKTEFANRADIHLQLEPEHNIPVINALIYTIIEENLANYEFIKEHTHGFEYVKEAVKDYSPEKVATYTKLKAEDIRAAARIYATTKPAVITHGMGVTHFNHGVGGVCDISNLMLITGNICEVGSGDLPIRGQENVQGCCDMGVLPNVFPNLGAVTDPEAREWFETKWHLPKGHLSDKVGIHKTEVPNAILDGKVKFFWTIGENPVISEPNTNHFLKGVSEVEMYVVQDIFLTETALKADIVLPGVASSEKEGLYANAERRVQHNDAVITPPGDARQDWWIVCELARRLGYGELFNYKHPEEIWEEVRKIDPKRYGGMSYYRLKRNHGLHWPCPDENSMGGQSLYLDKKFFTPDGKGNLVPCLFVDKASDIETAKEDFAKKLNMPEDYPVMAGSIDEKTDEQYPIQLLTTRKVYQYTVGTMTRRSKAIEEGGDSIGPIAEMNPALAARYGISHGDFIKAWSRYGYIVIKADLTDCVPDGIIQMTFHYWESSCNELTSSGWDYISKTPTFKAAIQIKKIDEDEFLRVRELKREKFQTSKIIFDDFHHHPMTF from the coding sequence ATGAAAAGCGGAGGAAAAGTCATCTGTCCGTATTGTGGGACAGGATGTGAAGTAGAACTTTTTGTTGAAGGAAATCATATCAAATCTGCTGTTGGTGTTGAAGACAATCCTGTTAACGAGGGAAGTCTTTGTCTAAAAGGATGCTACGGCTGGGATTATGTAGGCGCTCCTGATAGACTAACTAAGCCACTTATTAGAAAAAAAGATGGTGTTTTAAGCAAAGATGGGGACTTTGTTGAAGCAAGTTGGGATGAAGCACTTGACCTTATAGCAAACAAAATGAAAGATGTTGTTGAAAAACATGGTCCAGATGCATTGGTTGGAAATTTTTCAGCAAGATGTACACTAGAAGATAACTATGTAGCACAAAAACTTATGAGGGTGCTTGGAACAAACAATATAGATCACTGTGCTCGTATTTGACACGCTCCGACAGTGGCAGGACTTGCCAAAACAATCGGTAACGGAGCAGCTACAAACAGCTTCACAGAGATAGGAACTCATAGTAACTGTATATTAATGATAGGTTCAAACCCTGAAAATGGTCACCCTATCGTAGCTATGCATGTTCAAAGGGCTTTAAATAGAGGTGCTAAACTAATAGTTATAGATCCTATAAAAACAGAATTTGCAAATAGAGCAGATATACATTTGCAACTCGAACCAGAGCATAATATACCTGTAATAAATGCTTTGATTTATACAATCATAGAAGAAAATCTTGCTAATTATGAGTTTATTAAAGAACACACTCATGGGTTTGAATATGTCAAGGAGGCTGTAAAAGATTATTCGCCAGAAAAAGTTGCTACATACACAAAACTAAAAGCTGAAGACATAAGAGCAGCGGCTAGAATTTATGCTACTACAAAACCAGCTGTAATAACACATGGAATGGGCGTAACACACTTTAATCACGGTGTAGGTGGCGTTTGTGATATATCAAACTTAATGCTTATAACAGGTAATATTTGTGAAGTTGGTAGCGGGGATTTGCCTATAAGGGGTCAAGAAAACGTTCAAGGCTGTTGCGATATGGGCGTTTTACCAAATGTATTTCCTAATCTAGGTGCAGTAACAGATCCTGAGGCAAGAGAATGGTTTGAAACAAAATGGCATCTACCAAAAGGGCATTTAAGTGATAAGGTAGGAATTCATAAAACAGAAGTTCCGAATGCGATATTGGATGGTAAGGTTAAGTTTTTTTGGACTATAGGTGAAAATCCTGTTATATCCGAACCAAACACAAACCACTTCTTGAAGGGTGTTTCTGAGGTTGAGATGTATGTGGTTCAAGATATTTTCTTAACAGAAACAGCTTTAAAAGCTGATATAGTATTGCCAGGTGTTGCAAGTAGCGAAAAAGAGGGGCTTTATGCAAATGCTGAGCGTAGAGTTCAGCACAATGATGCGGTCATAACACCTCCAGGCGATGCAAGACAAGACTGGTGGATAGTATGCGAACTTGCCAGAAGACTTGGATATGGGGAACTATTTAACTATAAACATCCGGAAGAAATATGGGAAGAAGTAAGAAAAATAGACCCTAAAAGATACGGTGGCATGAGTTATTATAGACTAAAAAGAAATCACGGATTACACTGGCCATGCCCTGATGAAAATAGTATGGGTGGACAAAGTCTATATCTTGATAAAAAATTCTTTACACCAGACGGAAAGGGAAATTTAGTACCTTGTTTGTTTGTTGATAAAGCAAGTGATATAGAGACAGCAAAAGAAGATTTTGCAAAAAAATTAAACATGCCAGAAGACTATCCTGTAATGGCTGGGTCTATTGATGAAAAAACAGATGAACAATACCCCATACAGTTACTAACAACAAGAAAAGTATATCAATATACAGTTGGCACAATGACAAGACGCTCAAAAGCGATAGAAGAAGGTGGCGATAGCATAGGACCTATAGCTGAAATGAATCCGGCACTAGCTGCTAGGTATGGAATATCTCACGGCGATTTTATAAAAGCATGGAGTAGATATGGCTATATAGTAATCAAAGCTGACTTAACCGACTGTGTTCCTGATGGAATCATACAGATGACATTTCACTACTGGGAAAGTTCATGTAACGAACTTACAAGTTCTGGATGGGATTATATATCAAAAACTCCTACATTTAAAGCTGCAATCCAAATCAAAAAGATAGATGAAGATGAGTTTTTAAGAGTTAGAGAGTTGAAAAGAGAGAAATTCCAAACTTCAAAAATCATATTTGATGACTTTCACCATCATCCTATGACTTTTTAG
- the rpsI gene encoding 30S ribosomal protein S9, with translation MATVYATGKRKTAVAKVWIKSGSGKILVNGMDLNTWLGGHEAIKLKVVQPLLATKQETLVDIKATTLGGGYSAQAEALRHGISRALAAMDADFRAALKPKGLLTRDSRVVERKKFGRRKARRSPQFSKR, from the coding sequence ATGGCAACAGTTTATGCAACAGGTAAAAGAAAAACAGCAGTTGCTAAGGTTTGGATCAAATCTGGTAGCGGAAAAATTTTAGTTAATGGCATGGATCTTAACACTTGGTTAGGTGGCCACGAAGCTATAAAATTAAAGGTAGTTCAACCTTTACTAGCAACTAAACAAGAAACTTTGGTAGATATCAAAGCTACTACACTTGGTGGTGGTTACTCAGCACAAGCTGAAGCTTTAAGACACGGTATATCTCGTGCTTTAGCGGCTATGGATGCTGACTTCAGAGCTGCTTTAAAACCTAAAGGATTACTTACTCGTGACTCTCGTGTTGTTGAGCGTAAGAAATTCGGTAGAAGAAAAGCTAGAAGAAGCCCTCAGTTCTCAAAACGTTAA